A single genomic interval of Legionella israelensis harbors:
- a CDS encoding IS110 family transposase produces MSLYSNYIGIDIGKISFVVAMYGSKKIYEYENNPTGIKAFINDFKSKLKYALTVLETTGGYEMQLLLTLCESGFAVHRANTRKVKRFIQSYGNEAKTDKLDALSLALYGYERAQRLELFTPQSTKALALFELVQRRNDLKQMLVAEKNRLKAPRADIIKASCNAMLEVLNNQIKTITDEINTLIEADSVLREKKAILKTIPGIGDIIANELLVLLPELGSLTRRKIASLAGLAPKANDSGQFSGYRCIGYGRCGIKPILFLAAMAARNSNSSLKSFYNQLISSGKKKMVALTALMRKIIVIANARIRDFNSGLFCA; encoded by the coding sequence ATGTCATTATACAGTAATTATATTGGTATCGATATTGGAAAAATTTCTTTTGTTGTAGCGATGTATGGCTCAAAAAAGATATACGAATATGAAAATAATCCGACAGGTATTAAAGCGTTTATAAACGATTTCAAGAGTAAATTAAAATATGCTTTAACTGTATTAGAAACGACAGGTGGTTATGAGATGCAATTATTGCTCACTTTGTGTGAGTCAGGGTTTGCAGTACATCGAGCTAATACACGTAAGGTCAAACGATTTATTCAATCTTATGGCAATGAGGCAAAGACGGATAAACTGGATGCCCTCTCATTGGCTTTATATGGGTATGAGCGAGCACAACGACTAGAACTATTTACTCCTCAATCAACAAAAGCCCTTGCCTTATTTGAGTTGGTGCAGCGTCGTAATGATTTAAAACAAATGCTTGTTGCAGAAAAGAATAGATTAAAAGCTCCTCGCGCGGACATCATCAAAGCGAGCTGTAATGCAATGCTCGAGGTGCTTAATAATCAAATCAAGACCATTACAGATGAAATAAATACCTTGATAGAGGCTGACTCTGTGTTAAGAGAAAAAAAAGCTATTCTAAAAACTATTCCCGGCATAGGGGATATCATTGCTAATGAGCTTCTTGTCTTATTACCAGAATTAGGTTCCTTAACGCGACGTAAAATTGCTTCGCTTGCTGGCCTTGCACCAAAGGCAAATGATAGCGGGCAGTTTAGCGGTTATCGGTGTATTGGTTATGGCAGATGTGGAATTAAGCCCATATTATTCTTAGCTGCCATGGCTGCAAGAAATTCAAATTCTAGCTTAAAATCTTTCTACAATCAGTTAATTTCTTCCGGAAAGAAAAAGATGGTAGCTTTAACTGCTTTAATGCGAAAAATCATTGTTATTGCAAATGCCAGAATAAGAGATTTTAATTCGGGATTATTTTGTGCATGA
- a CDS encoding SDR family NAD(P)-dependent oxidoreductase produces METENKIAIIGYNCQVAGADDPQAFYEIVSQNKSGLSRSSPEDQSNFLDEAIYQDSNFINVGGGPKDFQCFDARFFGYSPKEAELLDPQIRKALECAYHTVEAAGYAPESLKGDTSCYVASSVNSYFNDNLKGHYQTGNESTKSHLIFLNEPDFLSTRIAYHFNWQGASFSVKSGCSGSMLAIHEACKSLLHFECDNALAGGVNIKTLSQFGYIYEQDGILAADGRCCPFSEDATGTVFANGIGFVLLKRLEDAINDGDTIHAAIIASYANNDGKDKVGYMAPSVSGQLKAMETALAYADIQPQQVSYIESHGTGTYVGDPIEYKGLQKVYNDCPPQSIALRSVKANIGHTDCASGVTALIKVLEDLKHQTISPNHNFTKVNEKCDLSNSPFYFNTSLQPWEPIEGRRIAAISSFGIGGTNVQLIIEEFIQEPSKMNVPQNKALVFAAKSPAALEKRIQKCVEMLQKNPDLNLHDLSATLLLGQNNFEYRFGIVASHVQEAIDKLSVFNYPSEAKQVNLKTPSTLNQEIFENPQAVLKNYLSGAVYTLDRENPIPFRHVPLPKYPFEKECFWVDQNENKNQKIQDISRWFYLPYWQRRQSPLPPLKEYKKTILLFENEATLVKEYKQELEVLGATIITVNAAESFSQSSEINFRLNPRKKEDYEHLFTRLKSQSLMPETMIHCWSLSNEDKDQESCLDKGLYSLLYTIQSLEATSMTFPRLVQIITNHTANVSGNEIVIPINAMMQSMSQVLPKEYDDLACQLIDVDNLNSKQILPALMEELHRKENAELALRGKSRFIKAYQPTRIDDNTIGKISIAKGKNYLVIGGLGNFGIELAEFIGGQHQGQVFLTTRMQFPNRAEWQTWQLQKPNHAITEKINLITNIEKQGIQIEILTADVLDITSLQNVKKHIENQYGPLSGVVHAAGVVDSGMIRHKTVNSLEQVFAPKVIGTNNVCSTFLNHSLDFLILCSSMNSIIGGLGQLDNTAANAYIDAYAEHCLNRGFNNVLAINWGAVNEARARNYSAQVQFAKLSEEHIKNKMEKSEIFEVYRRLFSSQLGPRVVVSTIDFNQVIENWSRVGSLQSLISTKAQQKQKRTLDPYLTEPDSDMEKSIARTWEDLLGIDKVVLEDDFFTLGGNSLIAIQFISELTKNYPIKMHAMAIYEYPTLAAFAKYVERLVKDAEDKQALMV; encoded by the coding sequence ATGGAAACAGAAAATAAAATTGCAATCATTGGATATAATTGTCAAGTTGCTGGTGCAGATGATCCTCAAGCATTTTATGAAATTGTCTCCCAAAATAAAAGCGGACTTTCGCGTTCCAGTCCTGAAGATCAATCTAACTTCTTAGATGAAGCGATCTATCAAGATTCTAATTTTATCAATGTAGGTGGTGGTCCAAAAGATTTCCAATGCTTTGATGCTCGCTTTTTCGGCTATAGCCCCAAAGAAGCTGAGTTGTTGGATCCCCAAATACGTAAAGCTCTGGAATGTGCCTACCATACAGTTGAAGCTGCCGGATATGCTCCTGAAAGTTTAAAGGGAGATACCAGTTGTTATGTAGCCAGTAGTGTTAATAGTTATTTTAATGATAATTTAAAAGGACATTATCAGACAGGCAATGAATCAACAAAAAGTCATTTGATTTTCTTAAATGAACCAGATTTTTTGAGTACAAGAATTGCATATCATTTCAATTGGCAAGGCGCATCATTTAGTGTGAAATCTGGCTGTTCTGGATCTATGCTGGCTATTCATGAGGCTTGTAAGTCGTTGTTGCATTTTGAATGCGATAATGCTTTGGCTGGTGGCGTTAATATTAAAACTCTATCTCAATTTGGTTATATCTACGAACAGGATGGAATACTGGCTGCGGATGGTCGCTGCTGCCCTTTTTCAGAGGATGCTACAGGAACAGTATTTGCCAACGGGATTGGTTTTGTTTTGCTAAAACGGCTTGAAGATGCGATAAATGACGGGGATACTATTCACGCAGCGATCATCGCCAGTTATGCCAATAATGACGGTAAAGATAAAGTTGGTTATATGGCACCATCTGTAAGTGGTCAGTTAAAAGCGATGGAAACAGCGCTGGCTTATGCAGATATTCAACCTCAACAAGTCAGTTATATTGAATCACACGGCACTGGAACTTATGTAGGCGACCCTATTGAATACAAGGGGTTACAGAAAGTTTATAACGACTGTCCCCCTCAGAGTATTGCTTTACGTTCAGTTAAAGCAAATATTGGTCATACTGACTGTGCTTCTGGCGTCACCGCACTTATTAAAGTGCTGGAAGATCTCAAGCATCAAACCATTTCTCCAAACCACAATTTTACTAAAGTCAATGAAAAATGTGACCTATCTAACTCACCCTTTTATTTTAATACAAGTCTTCAACCATGGGAGCCAATCGAAGGGCGTCGCATAGCTGCTATCAGCTCTTTTGGTATTGGCGGCACCAATGTCCAACTTATTATAGAAGAATTTATCCAAGAACCTTCAAAAATGAATGTTCCGCAAAACAAGGCATTGGTATTTGCAGCTAAATCCCCAGCTGCTTTAGAAAAAAGAATCCAAAAATGCGTAGAAATGTTACAGAAAAACCCGGACCTAAATTTACATGATTTATCAGCAACATTACTTTTGGGTCAAAATAATTTTGAGTATCGTTTTGGTATAGTCGCCAGTCATGTTCAAGAAGCCATAGATAAACTATCAGTATTTAATTATCCATCGGAAGCGAAACAAGTTAACTTAAAAACACCGTCTACATTAAATCAGGAGATATTTGAAAATCCACAGGCGGTTCTTAAAAATTACTTAAGCGGCGCCGTTTATACATTAGATAGAGAAAACCCTATCCCATTCAGACATGTGCCACTGCCTAAGTATCCTTTTGAAAAAGAATGTTTCTGGGTAGATCAAAATGAAAATAAAAACCAGAAAATACAAGACATCAGTCGGTGGTTTTACCTACCCTATTGGCAGCGGCGCCAATCCCCTCTGCCTCCACTAAAAGAGTATAAAAAAACGATTTTACTATTCGAAAATGAAGCTACTTTAGTTAAAGAATATAAACAAGAACTTGAAGTCCTTGGTGCAACCATTATAACGGTGAATGCAGCTGAATCTTTTAGTCAATCGTCTGAGATCAATTTTCGTTTAAACCCCAGAAAAAAAGAAGATTATGAGCATTTGTTTACCAGACTTAAAAGTCAGTCTTTGATGCCTGAAACAATGATTCATTGCTGGAGTTTAAGCAATGAAGACAAAGATCAGGAAAGCTGTCTGGATAAGGGTTTATATTCTCTTTTGTATACGATACAAAGCTTAGAAGCTACAAGTATGACCTTTCCAAGGTTAGTTCAAATTATTACCAATCACACAGCCAATGTATCTGGCAATGAAATCGTTATCCCCATTAATGCCATGATGCAGAGCATGTCTCAAGTGCTTCCTAAAGAATATGATGATTTAGCCTGTCAATTAATTGATGTTGATAACCTAAATTCGAAGCAAATATTACCCGCACTAATGGAAGAATTGCATCGCAAAGAAAATGCTGAATTGGCATTGAGAGGAAAAAGTCGTTTTATAAAAGCCTACCAACCTACTCGCATAGATGACAATACAATCGGAAAAATAAGTATTGCTAAAGGCAAAAATTACCTTGTCATCGGTGGATTAGGTAATTTTGGTATTGAATTAGCAGAATTTATTGGCGGCCAACACCAAGGGCAAGTTTTTTTGACCACCCGCATGCAATTTCCTAATCGAGCTGAATGGCAAACATGGCAGTTGCAAAAGCCCAATCACGCCATCACTGAAAAAATTAATCTGATTACTAACATTGAAAAACAGGGAATTCAGATAGAAATACTGACCGCTGATGTTCTTGATATTACCTCATTACAAAATGTTAAAAAACACATAGAAAATCAATATGGTCCATTATCAGGTGTTGTTCATGCTGCAGGTGTTGTTGATAGCGGTATGATACGCCATAAAACAGTTAATTCTCTAGAGCAGGTATTTGCTCCCAAAGTCATCGGCACCAATAATGTCTGCAGTACTTTTTTAAACCATTCTTTAGATTTTCTAATATTATGCTCAAGCATGAACAGTATTATTGGAGGTTTGGGACAACTCGATAATACAGCAGCTAACGCCTATATTGACGCCTACGCTGAACATTGCCTAAATCGTGGGTTTAACAATGTTCTGGCCATTAACTGGGGCGCTGTCAATGAAGCTCGTGCGCGTAATTATTCAGCTCAAGTCCAATTTGCCAAACTTAGTGAAGAACACATCAAAAATAAAATGGAAAAATCGGAGATTTTTGAAGTTTATCGTCGCTTATTTTCAAGCCAGCTAGGCCCAAGAGTCGTGGTTTCAACCATTGATTTTAATCAGGTCATAGAAAACTGGAGTCGTGTTGGCTCATTGCAATCGTTAATTTCTACCAAGGCACAACAAAAACAAAAAAGAACGCTTGATCCATACCTCACAGAACCTGATTCAGATATGGAAAAATCCATTGCCCGTACCTGGGAAGATTTGTTAGGTATTGACAAGGTCGTATTGGAAGATGATTTTTTCACGCTTGGTGGAAATTCATTAATCGCAATTCAGTTTATTTCGGAACTTACAAAAAACTATCCCATCAAGATGCATGCAATGGCTATTTATGAATATCCGACATTAGCTGCTTTTGCAAAATACGTGGAACGATTAGTAAAAGACGCTGAAGATAAACAGGCATTGATGGTGTAA
- a CDS encoding beta-ketoacyl synthase N-terminal-like domain-containing protein, which translates to MNKNSIAIIGLSFEFPGVNKLEDFWQALCSGQCLYQIPNEDNHPITKNNNHVNAWGGVKDIAGFDYQFFNYSYKEACAIDPQQRHLLKHSFWALENSGYANKTEQFNIGVFASASLNNYFGENLGGQFKVDNEDDVVLGNASDFLATRIAFKLSLTGPAFTVQSGCSSALVNLHQARIALLTKQCDIALAGAVSLSAPNNEGYTYQENGIRSKDGLIRPFDDDATGTVFTNGVAVLALKSYHAALRDDDNIIGVIASSAINNDGSQKASFTAPNIRQQAAVVNKALSLSQLDSKNICLIESHGTGTSLGDPIEFAALNKVYTAAYETKPQIALQSVKANIGHLDQLCLNRFFKFNYSCYAQLTLTSHIF; encoded by the coding sequence ATGAATAAAAACTCAATTGCCATTATTGGCTTATCATTTGAATTTCCTGGGGTAAATAAGTTAGAAGATTTTTGGCAAGCACTATGTTCAGGCCAATGTTTATATCAAATACCTAATGAAGACAATCACCCAATAACAAAAAATAATAACCACGTTAACGCTTGGGGTGGCGTTAAAGATATAGCTGGATTTGATTACCAATTTTTTAATTATTCATACAAAGAAGCCTGTGCTATTGATCCCCAGCAACGACACTTACTTAAACACAGCTTCTGGGCACTGGAAAATAGTGGTTATGCGAATAAAACCGAGCAATTTAATATTGGCGTATTTGCTTCTGCAAGTTTAAATAACTATTTTGGTGAAAATCTAGGCGGTCAATTTAAAGTTGACAATGAAGACGACGTTGTTCTGGGTAATGCTTCAGACTTTCTTGCCACTCGAATAGCTTTCAAACTTAGTCTTACAGGCCCGGCATTTACCGTTCAAAGTGGTTGTAGTTCAGCTCTCGTTAATCTTCACCAGGCAAGGATAGCGCTGTTAACGAAACAATGTGATATTGCCTTAGCGGGGGCTGTGTCTTTGTCTGCACCAAACAACGAAGGCTATACTTATCAAGAAAATGGAATTCGTTCCAAAGATGGTTTAATCAGACCTTTTGATGATGACGCGACTGGAACTGTTTTTACCAATGGTGTTGCCGTGTTGGCTTTAAAATCATATCACGCAGCACTTCGTGATGATGATAATATTATAGGTGTGATTGCCAGCAGCGCTATTAATAATGATGGGAGTCAAAAAGCGAGCTTTACAGCACCTAATATCCGTCAACAAGCCGCTGTTGTTAATAAAGCACTGTCCTTAAGCCAGTTGGACTCAAAAAACATATGCCTTATAGAGTCCCACGGAACGGGTACTTCCCTAGGGGATCCTATCGAGTTCGCAGCACTAAACAAAGTCTATACTGCTGCCTATGAAACGAAACCGCAAATTGCGCTGCAGTCGGTTAAAGCAAATATTGGGCATCTGGATCAACTATGTCTTAACCGTTTTTTTAAATTTAATTACTCATGTTACGCACAATTGACTTTAACGAGCCATATTTTTTAA
- a CDS encoding IS701 family transposase, producing MDMLDIYTDYLICQNKYATATGLSEMLDGEFAHDKVTRFLRLQDFGSKALWNYVKKSVRESEASDGVLLLDDSIEEKSYTDENEINCWHYSHAKGDVVKGINILTCMVRYGDFSVPVGYEVIKKDVAFCDIETRQARRKSSTTKNELFRKLIAQAVSNHVLFDFVLADNWFGSKANMAYIHNDLQKSFIIGIKSNRTLALSKNDANNGRYTKVRELELEEDIAHTVYLKGLDFPVRLLKKIFKNENGSTGVLYLVSNDMTSSAERLYEVYQKRWRIEEYHKSIKQNASLNKSPTRTVKTQSNHIFAAIIAYCKLEMMKIKTKLNHFAIKYKLILRANQIAMQELKNMAR from the coding sequence ATGGATATGCTTGATATTTATACTGACTATTTAATTTGCCAGAATAAATATGCCACAGCTACAGGTTTATCGGAGATGTTGGATGGTGAATTTGCGCACGACAAGGTGACACGATTTTTACGACTACAAGATTTTGGTTCCAAAGCGCTCTGGAATTATGTCAAGAAGTCAGTCAGGGAGAGTGAAGCATCAGACGGTGTTCTTTTATTGGATGACTCGATTGAGGAGAAGTCTTATACCGATGAGAATGAAATTAATTGTTGGCATTATTCCCATGCTAAAGGTGATGTGGTCAAAGGGATTAATATCCTGACCTGCATGGTTCGGTATGGTGACTTCAGTGTTCCTGTTGGTTATGAAGTTATCAAAAAAGACGTTGCTTTTTGTGACATTGAAACAAGGCAAGCTCGCAGAAAGTCATCCACGACTAAAAATGAACTTTTTCGCAAGCTTATCGCACAAGCGGTTAGTAATCATGTGTTGTTTGACTTTGTACTTGCGGACAATTGGTTTGGCTCGAAGGCCAATATGGCTTACATCCATAATGACCTTCAAAAATCGTTTATTATTGGGATTAAATCTAATCGAACCTTAGCTTTATCCAAAAACGACGCCAACAACGGACGGTACACAAAAGTCAGAGAATTAGAGCTTGAAGAGGACATAGCCCACACAGTCTATCTCAAGGGATTAGACTTCCCAGTGAGGCTTTTGAAGAAAATTTTCAAAAACGAAAATGGTTCTACAGGGGTTCTCTATCTCGTTTCTAATGACATGACCAGCAGTGCCGAACGTCTTTATGAAGTGTACCAGAAACGGTGGCGGATTGAAGAGTATCACAAGTCAATTAAACAAAATGCAAGCCTGAACAAATCTCCAACCCGCACGGTTAAAACACAATCCAATCATATCTTTGCCGCAATCATTGCATACTGCAAACTGGAAATGATGAAAATAAAGACAAAATTGAATCACTTTGCCATCAAGTACAAATTAATACTCAGGGCTAACCAAATTGCCATGCAGGAGTTAAAAAATATGGCTCGTTAA
- a CDS encoding SDR family NAD(P)-dependent oxidoreductase: MLPPQINFNKPNKALNFDNGCFYINKESKPLPKEGVLAAGVTALGIGGTNAHVILTTVPENRNVQSNTSPAILVSAKDKKALQKRLGQFLEFSESLPETKLASLAATTQFHLNSFDFRCAFYAENLDSLKKQIFSRLQSPMPEKCFTDIPLAFLFPGQGSQYVSMGKTLYEENSYFKSLIDQYFLILNQISGENFHEIVFEESENTTLYQTQHTQMALLGFEVALANFLIQKIGLKPTILIGHSLGEFSALVVSGVLSFGDAARLVYKRATLMSMTAPGKMLSVVSSHENIVPLLNDGVSVAAINSPNLLTVSGSVSNIEKLVAKLETKQIIYQYLPINHAFHSELLEPILDEFKSCFDNLTFKPPLIPIVSNATGLIHDENTLKNPDYWCSQLRGTVQFKAGIELIEQKYQPVYCEVGPGLTLTTFVKQIVSRHQAVSINTIPHPKDSSNFWSCFYKAFSQLWQAGINPKWENIRDNLCKGQPLSLPPYPYSEKNCWVIPTHPQEKSEPIGEPNALKPYVKLWQQVSSLTSKQHEHPIVILHHSKFICETILSLLPDSLPIKTWQWEANETLKIKSLIKELYSTSNQPVVIINTLPLLETEDSDWKNFVHQQLLFQIELTKILEPNWVAKQIIVANKSSNLMTVATPEQTILQSMVKTINQEKSNLPSCLVDIMNNNWPSNLIKHLNFLIDSSHPILSLRDEQFFAEFFQVSALPKPIPINTTKQLKHIVIIGGCGHVGQQYIKALKSIPDIKLSLIQRRKKDEIVGQNTENELIAQLANDQNCRFIQADIGKLNSLEAALTNAIDLFGPVNLLIHAAGIEASEHYRLINDLCPDFIEHCFYAKRQGLYNIAQVTKLLPIQSVHVISSISSTLAGIGMYVYAGLHSFIDHFVERQNKQSSIPWTSINWEAWEFGNQDEEPETFQQGAFGSHLDQLAIRPEVGQQFIEQWLASPVASIIVASGSLTTRYQNWVLKQGLEYKINAVKDSRPDLTVAFVPPTNDNDKKLMAIWSDILGIEQIGINDNFFELGGHSLLALQLINNINTVFSSSLTIIDLFTYPTISKLGKFLKPGNDNQNVQKNSINRANSRKENLKKRRKFNQKVRSC, encoded by the coding sequence TTGCTGCCACCTCAAATTAATTTTAACAAGCCAAATAAAGCATTAAATTTCGACAATGGATGTTTTTATATTAACAAAGAATCAAAACCGTTACCAAAAGAAGGGGTTCTTGCAGCTGGCGTTACTGCCTTAGGTATTGGTGGAACCAATGCTCATGTTATACTGACCACTGTTCCTGAAAACAGGAATGTTCAGTCGAATACTTCCCCTGCCATTCTGGTTTCTGCAAAAGATAAAAAAGCCCTTCAAAAAAGACTGGGCCAGTTTTTAGAATTTAGCGAGTCTTTACCTGAGACAAAGTTAGCGTCACTCGCAGCAACCACTCAATTCCATCTAAATTCTTTCGATTTTCGATGTGCCTTTTACGCTGAAAATCTTGACAGCCTTAAAAAACAAATCTTTAGTCGTTTGCAAAGCCCAATGCCGGAGAAATGTTTTACAGATATCCCTTTGGCCTTCCTGTTCCCAGGGCAAGGCTCGCAATATGTTAGTATGGGAAAAACCCTATACGAGGAAAATAGTTATTTTAAGTCACTCATAGATCAATATTTTTTGATTCTTAATCAAATTAGTGGTGAAAATTTCCATGAGATTGTTTTTGAAGAATCCGAAAACACAACATTATATCAAACACAACATACCCAGATGGCATTATTGGGGTTTGAAGTTGCACTGGCAAATTTTTTGATCCAAAAAATCGGTCTAAAACCTACCATCCTCATTGGCCACAGCCTGGGCGAATTCAGTGCTTTAGTCGTTAGTGGCGTTTTAAGCTTTGGTGATGCAGCTAGATTGGTATATAAAAGAGCAACTCTAATGTCCATGACAGCCCCAGGCAAAATGCTTTCGGTTGTTAGCAGCCATGAAAACATAGTACCACTTTTGAACGATGGTGTTAGTGTTGCTGCCATCAATTCCCCAAATTTATTAACGGTTTCAGGATCCGTTTCAAACATTGAAAAACTCGTTGCTAAGCTTGAAACAAAACAAATCATTTATCAGTATCTTCCGATAAATCACGCCTTTCATTCTGAGCTTTTAGAGCCCATTTTAGACGAATTTAAATCTTGTTTTGATAACCTTACTTTTAAACCTCCTCTCATTCCAATCGTGTCAAATGCGACTGGGCTTATTCATGATGAAAATACGCTGAAAAATCCCGATTATTGGTGCTCACAACTCAGAGGAACTGTTCAATTTAAAGCTGGCATTGAATTGATCGAACAGAAATACCAACCTGTTTACTGCGAAGTTGGTCCAGGCCTTACCTTAACTACTTTTGTCAAACAAATTGTATCTCGACATCAGGCCGTATCCATAAATACAATACCTCATCCTAAAGACAGTTCTAACTTCTGGTCTTGTTTCTATAAAGCGTTCAGTCAGTTATGGCAAGCAGGGATTAATCCTAAGTGGGAAAATATCAGAGATAATCTCTGCAAGGGTCAGCCTTTATCCTTACCACCATACCCTTACAGCGAAAAAAATTGCTGGGTGATACCCACTCATCCCCAGGAAAAAAGTGAGCCAATAGGGGAGCCAAATGCATTGAAACCCTATGTTAAGTTATGGCAACAAGTGTCAAGCTTAACTTCAAAACAACATGAACATCCCATAGTTATCCTGCATCATTCAAAATTTATTTGTGAAACAATTCTGTCTCTTTTGCCTGACTCTCTTCCCATAAAAACATGGCAATGGGAAGCAAATGAAACCTTGAAAATCAAATCCCTTATTAAAGAATTATACTCAACGTCAAACCAACCGGTTGTAATCATCAATACATTACCACTGCTTGAGACAGAAGATTCTGATTGGAAAAATTTTGTCCATCAACAATTATTGTTTCAAATTGAATTGACAAAAATATTAGAACCGAACTGGGTAGCAAAACAAATCATCGTTGCCAATAAAAGTAGTAATTTGATGACCGTGGCAACCCCTGAGCAAACCATATTACAAAGCATGGTAAAAACGATTAATCAGGAAAAATCAAATTTACCATCTTGCTTAGTGGATATAATGAACAATAACTGGCCATCTAATCTTATCAAACATTTAAATTTTCTTATTGATTCTTCTCATCCCATATTATCTTTACGTGACGAACAGTTTTTTGCAGAGTTTTTTCAAGTCAGCGCATTACCCAAACCCATACCGATTAATACTACAAAGCAGTTAAAACATATTGTCATTATTGGTGGCTGTGGTCACGTGGGGCAACAATACATCAAGGCATTGAAATCAATCCCTGATATTAAACTCAGTTTGATTCAAAGAAGAAAAAAAGACGAGATTGTTGGACAAAATACAGAAAATGAGCTTATCGCTCAACTCGCTAATGATCAAAATTGCCGATTTATTCAAGCAGATATTGGAAAATTAAATAGCTTAGAAGCCGCCTTAACAAACGCTATTGATCTTTTTGGCCCTGTGAATTTACTCATTCATGCAGCTGGTATTGAGGCTTCTGAACATTATCGACTAATTAATGATCTATGTCCTGATTTCATTGAACATTGTTTTTATGCAAAAAGGCAAGGACTCTATAATATTGCACAAGTTACAAAGCTTTTACCCATACAATCTGTTCATGTTATTTCCTCCATTTCCTCCACTCTGGCAGGAATAGGAATGTATGTATATGCAGGTCTCCATAGTTTTATTGATCATTTCGTTGAACGTCAAAATAAACAATCATCCATTCCCTGGACATCCATTAACTGGGAAGCATGGGAGTTTGGTAATCAAGACGAAGAGCCAGAAACCTTCCAGCAAGGTGCTTTTGGTTCTCATCTGGATCAATTGGCCATCCGACCTGAAGTTGGCCAACAATTTATTGAACAATGGCTGGCTTCCCCGGTTGCTTCTATCATCGTGGCATCTGGTTCATTGACAACACGCTATCAAAACTGGGTCCTTAAACAAGGACTTGAATACAAAATCAATGCAGTTAAGGATAGCCGACCCGATTTAACAGTAGCTTTTGTTCCACCAACAAACGATAACGATAAAAAACTTATGGCTATATGGTCAGATATATTAGGTATCGAACAAATTGGTATTAACGATAATTTTTTTGAACTCGGAGGTCATTCTTTACTGGCTTTACAGCTGATAAATAATATAAATACTGTTTTCAGTTCATCTTTAACCATCATTGATCTCTTTACTTACCCAACAATTAGTAAACTTGGGAAATTTCTGAAGCCAGGCAATGACAATCAAAATGTTCAAAAAAATAGTATCAATCGAGCCAATTCCAGAAAGGAAAACCTTAAAAAACGTCGAAAATTCAATCAAAAAGTCCGGAGCTGTTAA